In Natrinema amylolyticum, the DNA window ACGCCAGTATGTTCGTTTCGTTGGCGCGGCGGCGAGCGGAATCCCGGAAATCGCTCCGAGTAACTCGAGACCGGTAATCAATATTTACCGATGGCGTTTTATTGACGCGATCCACCTCGCGCGACTGGCGGGCCGATAACCGGCTCGTCGCCGCGTCCGCGTCTCGACACGTGCGGCGTCGCGTCGCGGCACTACGCTATTGGTGATCCGCACACGAGGGAGTACCATGTATCTCGGCGACGAGGCATGGCCGGACCTCGAGACGTACTTCGAATCGGAATCGCTCGCGCTCGTGCCGCTCGGTTCGACGGAACAGCACGGGCCGCACCTCCCCGAAGCGACCGACCACCTGATCGCGGAAGCGTTCGCGCGCGAGGTCGCCGACCGGACCGGATATCTCTGTACGCCGACGGTGAATATCGGCGTCAGCGGCCACCACCGACAGTTCCACGGGACGATGTGGGTCGAACCGCCGGCGTTCCGGTCCTACATGGAATCGCTGACGCGAAATCTCACGGCGCACGGGATCGATCGCGTGATCTACGTCAACGCCCATGGCGGGAACGTTCCGCATCTGCGGGAAGTCGGCGGACGACTCCGACAGGACGAGGTCGCGTACGCCATCGAGTGGATGTGGGACGAGTCGATCCCGGAACTGGTCGACGACCTCTTCGAACAGAACGGGCCCCACGGCGGGCCCAAGGAGACCTCGATGATCCAATACCTCGAACCGGACCTGGTTCACGACGACCGCCTCGAGGAGGCAAGGGACACCGGAATCCCGAGCGTCGAGGCGGCAGAGACGGTCAGACACGGCTCGCGGACGTTCTTCGACGCGGCCGACAACACCGACAACGGCGTCCTGGGGGACCAGACGGACGCCTCCGCCGAGAAGGGCGAGCAACTGTTTGAAGCGGCGAGCGACCAACTCGTCCGCCTCTGCGAGTGGCTCGCCGCTCAGGAGTTCGCGGACCTGCTCCCCGAGGAGCACGTCTGAATTCGGGGGCCGACTCGAGTCGAGTCGGTCGGGGCCATATCGACCGGAGACGCCGCACGCAGCCGCAGTCGTGACGTCGGCTGCGGCCGCGTGCGTTTCGCAGTATCAGCGAGCGCCGCTGATGATAATCCTTAATAGATTACCGCGGTTGTTTTATTACATGGCAGTCGTCAGCGTCTCGATGCCGGACGAACTCCTCGAGCGACTCGACCAGTTCGCCGAGGAGCACGGCTACACCGGTCGGAGCGAAGTCGTCAGGGAAGCCTCGCGGAACCTGCTCGGGGAGTTCGAGGACACGCGGCTCGAGGAGCGGGACCTGATGGGCATCGTCACCGTGCTGTTCGACTACGAGACCACGAGCGTCGAAGAGCGGATGATGCACTTGCGCCACGAACACGAGGCCCTCGTCGCCTCGAACTTCCACAGTCACGTCGGCGACCACTACTGCATGGAGCTGTTCGTCCTCGAGGGCGAACTCAAGGACATCTCGACGTTCGTCGGCAAGATCAGGGCGACCAAGGACGCGCTGACCGTCGACTACTCGGTCATTCCGGTCGACAGTTTCAATCCGCTCGCACAGGGATAGCACCGCCGAGCGAACGGAGACGGTGTCGCCGGCGACGGTCGGTAAGCGGCCGGCATCGCTCTCGGTGCGATATGTCCGCGTACCGCTCCCGTCAGTCGCACGCTACCCGCCGTGCTTTCGATACCAGACGCGCGTACCGATCGGTGACTCCTCGTCCTCGAGGTCCAGTCTGCGCAGGACTAAGTCCCGGATTGCGACCGTGACGACGAGTTCGACCGTCTCGCCCGCGTCGGTCCGCACGTCGAAGACGCAGTGGCCG includes these proteins:
- a CDS encoding creatininase family protein; translated protein: MYLGDEAWPDLETYFESESLALVPLGSTEQHGPHLPEATDHLIAEAFAREVADRTGYLCTPTVNIGVSGHHRQFHGTMWVEPPAFRSYMESLTRNLTAHGIDRVIYVNAHGGNVPHLREVGGRLRQDEVAYAIEWMWDESIPELVDDLFEQNGPHGGPKETSMIQYLEPDLVHDDRLEEARDTGIPSVEAAETVRHGSRTFFDAADNTDNGVLGDQTDASAEKGEQLFEAASDQLVRLCEWLAAQEFADLLPEEHV
- a CDS encoding CopG family ribbon-helix-helix protein; translated protein: MAVVSVSMPDELLERLDQFAEEHGYTGRSEVVREASRNLLGEFEDTRLEERDLMGIVTVLFDYETTSVEERMMHLRHEHEALVASNFHSHVGDHYCMELFVLEGELKDISTFVGKIRATKDALTVDYSVIPVDSFNPLAQG